A region of the Saccharospirillaceae bacterium genome:
CCATCACCACGCCAGGCTGAAATATGCATGTTGCCATCGGCATCAATTACCCCGGTTACCACCAGATAAGGGTCGTTTGTCACACGGCCACGATAGGTTCTTGGCTCTGGCATGGGTACTACCGCCTGATATTGTTGCTGGCGGCGATCATCAAAGGTTAATAACTGATAATTAGGGGAACGTACACTGTGTTTATAAAAACTCAGATGCTTATTTTCGCCATTAATGTCAACGCTGATATTAATGGTTTGTGGTAGAGCTTCCCCGGCTTGTTTACCTGCCGGAATAATCTGCGTAGTAACAGGAACAACACTACTCCAGCTACTGCCCGCCGCACCACGTACTTCGACCCGGACAAAATAATCTTGTCCCGGAATAATACCCGGTAAGTTCACCTGCTGCTGACCCGCAGCTAACGTGCCGGCTGATTGTATGTTTTGCCAACCGGAAATCTGATCACCAGCATCAACCGTTCCGTAATAAATAAATACCGGCAGTCCTGCAGCGTCGGCGGGAATATTCAGCGTTAATGCCAGCTGCTCCCCCTGTTGATCAAAACCCGATTGCACCAGTTGGTCAACCGTTGGCGTCGACGGATACAAAGCACTGAACGGCATTAAGTACTCGCCACTCATACGCGATTTATTCGCCATTTCCGGTCCCTGCCAGGCCACCGACATATGATCGCCACCGCCTCCTTCTTTATGCAGTACTTCGATGTAATACAGCTGGCCTGCTTTCAGTTCAATGTTGGTTTTCACCCGGTTACCGTTGTACCAGGCGTCGATACCGGTGTAACCATTTACCCGTGCGATTAATTCGGCTTTGTTCGGGTCCATATCCGGCGATAGTAATAACTGACTGTTGTCGTCAGACGCAATCCAGAAATTGTAATTGCCATCACGGGGAACCTCTAAAAAGCCACGTACCCGCTGGCCGTAATAATTACCCAGCGCCGGTTTACTCGCTAATTCCATTAACAGGTTCTGGCTTTGTGGCATGGCGGTTAATGGAATATTTGCCACACTGTTTCCGGAAATACCGGTCCAGATTTGCTGATTAACCCCCTGCTGATTGAATCGTTCAGCAGCAATGACCATTACCTGTAACTGCATGGAACCGACGGCCGTTCCTTGCGTCGCCTCAACAGTCAATGTGTATTGCTGACCACTGGCGCCAGCAGCAGAACGTTGCAATGTTAACAAACCATCGCTTGATAAACTGAATAAACCACCGGAGCTGTCCTCAGTCAGGTTGTAACTGATAACATCGTTGCTGCCATTAACCGCTGTTGCCTGCGCTTTAAAAACAAGACGACCGATGGCGCTGTCTGCAGCTACCGCAGCATAAAATTGCTGGCCATTAAAATCTGGGGCATCAGTACTGACCTCGGTAGTCGTCAGGTTGATCTCAGCCGCTTGCTCCGAAGTATTTCCAGCCGCATCAACACTTACTACTTTTAATGCGTAATCCGTTGCAGGATCGAGATTCGATAATAAATACTGTACCTGAGTTGTGGTCACGATTAAGGTTTCATCGTCAAAAATACGATACAGCAGATTAGATTCTGGCTGTATCCAGTTTAACTGTGCTGAAAACGGAGTAATATCAGTCACCGTAAGATTGGTCACCGCAGTGGGTGCAATATAGTCACTGATCATAATCGCGGCGACATTGCTACGGGCGGAACGGTTACCGGCAGCATCGTACGCAACCAGATAAAAGTCATAGCGAGTGCCACTGTCGAGGTTTGTCATTTCAATATTAGTTTCAGATAAATCGGCAGCATTTATTTCAGATAGCTTGAGTCCGCCGTTCCAAACCTCGTATCCGGTAACGGCTTTGTTATCGTTTGGCGCCTGCCACTCAAGAATAATTCCGGCATCTTCCGTTTGAATAACCGTCAGATCATCAACGGCTTCAGGCGCCTGAGTATCCAGAGGCTGCCGTAAAAACGGACCATCAATAATAGTCCGTTCACCACCCGGTGGTTGCCAGGCAACGGATAAATGATCAGCACCACCAACTTCAACCATTAGTGCTTCGATGTAATATACTTCTCCCGCTTGCAGAGAAATAAATTGCGATTGCTGGCTGGTATGGCGATCCCAGTTATCCTCACCTACCCAGCCACTGACACTGGCGATGGTTTTCGCATTGTCTGCATTGCTATCGCTGCTTAGACGCAGTTCTGAGCTATCGTCTGAAGCAATCCAAAAACGATAATCACCACTGATCGCCGGTAATAAATAGCCCGCCATGCGCTGGCCATAATTACCACCGATATTACTGGGAGATTTAAATTGGTTTTCGAGACTGGTGGATGCCGGACTATCGGGATAATGATCGAACGACAATAGTGAACTGACTTCAGTGGTAAAAGTCTGACCACTGTATACCTGCCGTAACAGGCCTTGCTGCTCGGCTTTCAAGGCCATTTCAATAAAACCGATATTGACTGATACCGCACTGACACTGATGCCATCACTGACTTCCAACTGCAACTGATATACTTTGCCACCCATACCGGCTGCGGCTTGCTTTAAACTCAGTTCCCCCTGGGCAGAAATAACAAACAGAGCACTATTATCTCCGGATAAACGCCAGCTTAATGACTGGTTTTCTTTATCGGTAGCAAAAAACTGATACACCAACTGATCTTTCTTCGCTTCACTGGTTAAGGTGATTGATGGCGGATAGTCGCGGATTTCAGGTGCTTCATTAGCAATGGTGGTGGCCGATACTGAGACCGATTCGGATCGCTGCCCTGATGCATTCAGTGCGATCACCTGATAGCCAAATGTCTGATTTGGCTGAAGGTTATTATCCTGATAAGACAATAAATCGCCATTGATGGTTGCGATGACTTTGCCATCGCGCTGAATTTCAAAGTATGTGGCAGACGTCGGATATTGCCAGCGTAATAAAATGCTGTTGGCGCGGGTTTCGGCGATCTGGAGATTGGTTACAGCCAGTACCTCTGCCTCAGGATGGTTGGGTTTATTGGGTTCAGCATCAACACTGACCCCGGAACTTCCACCACCACAACCGCTTAACACCAGCGGCGACAAAAACGTCAGTGACAATAATAGTTTCGTTAGACAATGGATCGACAACCACTTCATGATCTCTCCAGTTTTTTGTGATTATTAGCGCTCTCGTTGGCGAGGCGACATCGTCACCAAACTGTGTCCACCGAAGCGGTCGGCAAGGTAACCAGTATTGACTAGGTGTTCAATACCGGTTTAAGCCAATACCGTCAATATGCCTCTTATTTCAGGTAACATTTGGTATCTTCTGGACAAAAAAGGCCGCTACCCGCTCTTTCTTATTCGAAACGGTAACGGCCCAACCGGAAAGAAGGTTAACGGTATGCAGCACCATGGCTGCTGTTAGTTCAGTCAGAAAAAGCTGTATTTAATCCCTGCACTCATACGGTACCCGTAATACTCGGTTTGCAATGGACGCTTTTTACTGCCCAGGTAGTACTTCAGAGGTTCGTTGGTGATGTTGTTCATATCGATATAGAACATCAGGTCGTCACTGTGAGTGTAAGAAGCACTCAGATCAACACTCATGTTGTCGCCATAGATTTCATCAGAAGAACGGTTGTCACCGTGCTCCAGAATATAATCACCCTTGTGGTTAACCGCTAAACGAACGGCGTATTTGCTGTCGTCATAGAATACCGAAGCGTTGTACAAGCTGTCTGCCTGACGAGGAATACGAGTCTTGCGACCGTTTGGTAGCTCCATCACCGAACGCATACGGGTGTAGTTCGCCTGCACACCAAAGTTGTACAGAGAGTCCATAACAAAATCGAGTCGCCGGCTGAAGGCAAACTCAACCCCCCCTAACCAGGCAGCATCTCCATTTTCTTCACGAACGGTTTTCACTGTTTGGCCACGAAAGCTGGTAGTGCCTTTATCAGAGAAAATCGGGTCGCTGATGTGTTTATAAAACGCCCCTGCCGATACCAGACCCACGTCGCCGTAGTATTGCTCAAACATCACATCGAGATTCTCAGAATACGTCGGGTCCAGATCTGGGTTACCACTTTTTAAGACGTTATCGGCTTCGTTGTAACTTCCACCCGGCGTCAGTGCGCCAAAGTCCGGGCGGGCAAACGTGCGCGTGAGTGCGACACGCAAATTCTGATCTTCCGTCAGTGCATGGGTTACGTGTAAAGAAGGTAATACGGAGGTGTAATCTTTGCTTTCGCTGCGGGGCCTGGTCACACCGTTTTCCTGCAGATAACCATCCACATCCGTTTGGGTTTTTTCGATACGGATACCACCCACCACTTTGGTTTCATCATTGACTTGATACGTCGCCATGCCGTAAGCCGCGGTATGCGTTTCCTCCACATCGAAGTTACGGCTTAAGGCACCACCGTTTGCTATCGTGGCGGAGTCGCCATCAACAAATTCAAATTTATCGCGGTTATTATTCCAGAAATCTTCCAGATCAGACATGCTGGCGACCTGACTGAAATCTTTATCGTAATTTGCATTAATATCACTTAAATAGTCACTGCGACCAGGCTGGTTTTTTAACTTGAAATCTGACAGTACCGGCGTTGTTGTACTGTCTGACCAGGTGTAAAACTCGTCGGAGAAGCTGGCTTTACGTTCTTTCTGACGATATTTAAGACCCGTTTTTATTTGCAGGTCGTAATTCACATCGTGACTGAAATCCAGCTGTGCAACAATCTTGTCTTTTTCCCGTACATCGACTTTATACAAATTAATATCGGCCAGTTTCATTTGTGTTGGGTCCATTTTGAACCCAGAGGGTAAATGGGTAGATGGCTTACTCGCCGAACTGCTGCCACCATCAATTATATTATTTGAACGACCTTCGCCATCGGCGTCGTATTGCAGCCCATCAAACACTACATTTTTCTGGGTAAATTTGGCAACAAAGTAGCTGTTGTCTTTACCGTTAGGTGAATCACCGTAATAAAAGTGATTGTCGTACGTGGCTAGTTTCCAGTCGAGTTTACTGTCTTGAGTAATAAAATGCTCACCGCCGAATTCGTGTGCTTTCAGTTCGGTCTTCAGGATGTCATGAATATGTTGCACTTCAACACGACCACCTGAAACTGCTCCGGACTGTGGATCGCGGCTTTGTTTATCGAAGCGGTAACGATGCTTATAATGGGTTTCATCGTCGGTTAATGAGCCATACAAGGTACGGGCATAAATGCTGTCGCCGTTATCGAAGTTATATTCAACCGCACCGTTTAAACCGCGAGTATCGCGCTTACCGGTGTAATCGCGCAGCTCCAGACGATAGATGCTGCCGTCACTGTTGCGGCGTGGCTCAAAGTTATCCGTCGCCCAGTTACGATAATTGGTTGTCGCATTGACGATATAGCCGAACTTACCATCCTCACTGCGGTCGCCAGCCATCACATTAATGTTATAACCGGTTTTATCCGCTTTCTCGTTATAGTTGGTACCCAAGGTCACATCCAGCACCGTATCTTCCGGGGCTTTGCGGGTAATAAAATTCGCGTTACCACCAATGGCATCACCCTCCATATCTGGGGTAATGGCTTTACTCACTTCGATGCTTTCGATCATTTCAGTCGGAAAGAAATCAAATGCTGTGGCGCGCGAAGTGGTTTCTTCTTCCGCTGTCGGTATACGGTCACCGTTCACTGAAGCAGAACTCCACTGTGCCGGTAGTCCACGAACCGCAACAAAACGGCCTTCACCCTGGTCACGTTCGATCGAGACACCCGGCAGGCGCTGTACCGCCTCGGCGGCATTACGATCAGGTAACTTACCAATACCGTCAGCCGAAATAACATTCAGAATTCTATCCGAATTCCGCTGAGTATCGACGGCCTTAGCCTGTCCCTGAAAAATCACCCCGACCGCAACGACTTCTTCAATATCGCCATTGACGTCGGACGAAGTTTCATTGCTGGTCTCTGCCAGTGCTGAAAAACTGTATCCTGAAAATGCTCCGGCGATAGCCAATGACAACATGTGTTTTGCAAACTTATCCATAAATCCCCCCTCGTATTTCCTAAAAGCTGAACGTCGTAAACGATGTTCCGTTCATTTCTGTAAAAATATTTTTGGTATAGACCAGATAAAAAGGAGATTAAGAGTAAATTATGACGGCGATATGACCGGGGCGTACAGATAGGTGAAATTATTCTCTGCTGAAATGTGATACATCTTCCTCTGTCAACCATATCAACGACCAAATCGACTAATACCAAGGTCTCCCCACATCCAAAATCAACACCAAGGAATTCCGATAAGCTGTTGTTTTTATTGAATTTTAATTACTTTCAATGATGCTGATATCGAGATACTTATCCAGCTACTACCAAGGTCTATCTTCTTTCAATTGCGTGACTGCCCTAGTTTTGGGATGTATCTGATAAAAACGAGGAGAGGGGATTATGGCTTTTAAGTCTGAAGACGATAAGCGAGCGTACTGGCACAAAAATATCAGCCTGATGCTGAAATTGCTGCTCTTATGGGCCGTGGTTTCTTATGGCTTTGGCATCTTGTTACGGGAGGTGCTGGATGTGATTCCGCTGAATGGTGTCGGCCTCGGGTTCTGGTTTGCACAACAAGGCTCTATCTATGTGTTCCTGTTCATTGTGTTCTTCTACGCCAAAAAAATGCGTGAACTTGATCGTGAATTTGGCGTTGACGACTAATCTGAGGAGCGAATTATGGATCTGCAAACGTTAACCTATTTGATTGTTGGAGCAACCTTCGCATTGTATATGGGGATTGCGGTTTGGGCGCGTGCCGGTACGACCGGAGAGTTCTACGCCGCTGGCGGTGGTGTTCATCCGATTGCCAATGGTATGGCTACCGGTGCTGACTGGATGTCGGCGGCTTCGTTTATTGGCATGGCCGGACTGATTGCCTTTAAAGGCTATGACGCCTCTATTTTCCTAATGGGCTGGACGGGCGGTTATGTATTGCTCGCTCTGTGCCTCGCTCCTTACCTGCGTAAATTCGGTAAATTCACCGTGCCGGATTTTATTGGTGATCGTTACTACTCCCGCACCGCTCGGATTGTCGCGGTTGTGTGTTTGATCATTGCCTCGTTAACTTACGTTATTGGCCAAATGAAAGGCATCGGTGTGGCTTTCTCTCGTTTTCTCGACGTGGACTATGCCTCAGGCTTGTATGCGGGCATGGGCATCGTATTTTTCTACGCCGTCCTGGGTGGAATGAAAGGTGTGACCTACACCCAGATCGCTCAATACTGTGTACTGATTTTTGCTTACACCGTTCCAGCGGTATTTATTTCTCTGAATCTGACGGGGAATCCATTGCCCCAACTGGGTCTGCTGAGTGATACCGCGGATGGCACGCCGTTACTGCTGAAACTTGACCAGACGCTGGTCGATTTAGGGTTCGCCGAATACACCGCGCAAAAAGGCGGCTCATTCAACATGCTGATGTACACGCTGTCGCTGATGATGGGTACAGCAGGACTTCCACACGTCATTATCCGCTTCTTCACCGTGCCGAAGGTATCTGATGCGCGTACCTCCGCCGGCTGGGCACTGCTGTTTATTGCCATTCTCTACACCACAGCTCCCGCAGTGGGATCCATGGCACGTCTAAACCTGACCAACACCATTCAGCACGGCGAAGTGGGGACTACGGAGGGTAATCTGCTCTACGCGGAACGTCCCGACTGGTTCCGCAACTGGGAAACGACGGGACTGCTGAAATTTGAAGACAAGAACAACGATGGCCGTATCCAGTATTACGACGACAAAAACCCTGAGTTTGCTGCGAAAGCTCAAGAGTTTGGCTGGAAAGGTAACGAGATGACCAAAGTTGATCGCGACATCATGGTGCTGGCAAACCCTGAAATCGCAAATCTGCCTAACTGGGTCATCGCTCTGGTGGCTGCCGGTGGTCTGGCAGCGGCATTGTCGACTGCCGCAGGCTTGTTGCTAGCGATTTCGTCAGCCATATCGCATGACCTGCTGAAAAGCACCTTTATGCCTCAGATCAATGAACAACAGGAATTGATGGCCGCACGTATCGCCATGGCAGGGGCCATTCTGGTTGCCGGATACCTTGGCCTGAATCCGCCGGGCTTTGCCGCCCAGGTCGTCGCACTGGCCTTCGGCCTGGCTGCATCCTCGATCTTCCCGGTCCTGATGATGGGTATCTTCAGTACCAGGGTGAATAATGCTGGCGCAGTCAGCGGTATGCTGGTTGGTCTGACCTCAACACTGCTTTACATCTTCACCTACAAGGGCTGGTTCTTCGTATCCGGTACCAACATGCTGGCCAATACGCCGGATAACTGGTTATTAGGGATCGCACCAGAGGCATTTGGTGCCGTTGGAGCGCTGCTGAACTTTACAACGGCCTTCATCGTGTCAAGTATTACCGCTCCCGTTCCCGACAATATCCGTCATATGATCGAAGATATCCGTATACCCAAGGGCGCGGCTGCCGCTCAGAATCACTGAGCGTCTAAACAACAACCCCACAGAAGCCCGGTCGGAACCGGGCTTTTTTTATGCAATTTTTCGATAACCGCTGAAAAGATGTAACAAAATCGACACTTGCCAAGCCGGAAAAAAGCCAACATAGTGAAGGAAAGCAAAGGAGATACACTTGACGGCAAACCATGGCTTTATATGGCGTCCGCACAGTATCAGCAGCGGACGTTCTGACACCAGACAACGGCAGTATCATGCTCTGTCGCACCCTCTTTCGCTGTGCTTTCAGCGGCTTTTTATCCCGACAACCTTATTTTTGCCCGTCGCTTGCTTCTCTCTGGAACCGCCCACACTGCGTCGTCACGCTTCACTACCGAATCCCTGCTTAATATCGCTCGTTCCTGATTACACACTCCCCCACTGCCATGGAGAATGACTGTATGGCTGCAACAAAGTCCGCTACCAAACTGTACGTACTCGATACCAATGTATTGATTCACGACCCACAGGCGATTCTCAATTTTGAGGAACACCAGGTGGTGATACCAATGACCGTACTGGAGGAACTGGATAAGTTAAAAATGGGCAAAGCATCAATTGCGACCGACTGTCGCGAGGCCATCCGGCAAATCGACCGGATTATTGGCGATGCATCACCCACTGAAATTGCCAAAGGCGTGCCTATCGTGCGCCCGGATGGCAACATTCAAGGGCACTTCTCGATATTACTGGATAATTTTGAGAGTAAAAATCAGACACTACCAAGCCATCTCAACGACAATAAAATCATCAACAGCCTGGTCAGTCTGCAAGAGAAATATCCGCGCCGGAATGTCGTACTGATTACCAAAGATATTAACATGCGCCTGAAGGCTCGCGGCTGCGGTGTCGGCGCTCAGGACTATCAAAACGACCAATTACTGGACGATGTCTCGTTATTAGAAACCGGATACCACACCTATGCCGACTCCTTTTGGGAGAGTCAGGATAAGGTTGAAACCTTCCACGATGAAACCGGAACCTACCACAGAATTCCGAGAAGTAATCTTCCGGAAGAGCTGTTCCTGAATCGTTTTATCATCGATGAAACCGGTTTTATTGCCAAGGTAGTTGCCATGGAGGAGAAA
Encoded here:
- a CDS encoding DUF4212 domain-containing protein, with the translated sequence MAFKSEDDKRAYWHKNISLMLKLLLLWAVVSYGFGILLREVLDVIPLNGVGLGFWFAQQGSIYVFLFIVFFYAKKMRELDREFGVDD
- a CDS encoding TonB-dependent receptor; translation: MDKFAKHMLSLAIAGAFSGYSFSALAETSNETSSDVNGDIEEVVAVGVIFQGQAKAVDTQRNSDRILNVISADGIGKLPDRNAAEAVQRLPGVSIERDQGEGRFVAVRGLPAQWSSASVNGDRIPTAEEETTSRATAFDFFPTEMIESIEVSKAITPDMEGDAIGGNANFITRKAPEDTVLDVTLGTNYNEKADKTGYNINVMAGDRSEDGKFGYIVNATTNYRNWATDNFEPRRNSDGSIYRLELRDYTGKRDTRGLNGAVEYNFDNGDSIYARTLYGSLTDDETHYKHRYRFDKQSRDPQSGAVSGGRVEVQHIHDILKTELKAHEFGGEHFITQDSKLDWKLATYDNHFYYGDSPNGKDNSYFVAKFTQKNVVFDGLQYDADGEGRSNNIIDGGSSSASKPSTHLPSGFKMDPTQMKLADINLYKVDVREKDKIVAQLDFSHDVNYDLQIKTGLKYRQKERKASFSDEFYTWSDSTTTPVLSDFKLKNQPGRSDYLSDINANYDKDFSQVASMSDLEDFWNNNRDKFEFVDGDSATIANGGALSRNFDVEETHTAAYGMATYQVNDETKVVGGIRIEKTQTDVDGYLQENGVTRPRSESKDYTSVLPSLHVTHALTEDQNLRVALTRTFARPDFGALTPGGSYNEADNVLKSGNPDLDPTYSENLDVMFEQYYGDVGLVSAGAFYKHISDPIFSDKGTTSFRGQTVKTVREENGDAAWLGGVEFAFSRRLDFVMDSLYNFGVQANYTRMRSVMELPNGRKTRIPRQADSLYNASVFYDDSKYAVRLAVNHKGDYILEHGDNRSSDEIYGDNMSVDLSASYTHSDDLMFYIDMNNITNEPLKYYLGSKKRPLQTEYYGYRMSAGIKYSFF
- a CDS encoding PA14 domain-containing protein; amino-acid sequence: MKWLSIHCLTKLLLSLTFLSPLVLSGCGGGSSGVSVDAEPNKPNHPEAEVLAVTNLQIAETRANSILLRWQYPTSATYFEIQRDGKVIATINGDLLSYQDNNLQPNQTFGYQVIALNASGQRSESVSVSATTIANEAPEIRDYPPSITLTSEAKKDQLVYQFFATDKENQSLSWRLSGDNSALFVISAQGELSLKQAAAGMGGKVYQLQLEVSDGISVSAVSVNIGFIEMALKAEQQGLLRQVYSGQTFTTEVSSLLSFDHYPDSPASTSLENQFKSPSNIGGNYGQRMAGYLLPAISGDYRFWIASDDSSELRLSSDSNADNAKTIASVSGWVGEDNWDRHTSQQSQFISLQAGEVYYIEALMVEVGGADHLSVAWQPPGGERTIIDGPFLRQPLDTQAPEAVDDLTVIQTEDAGIILEWQAPNDNKAVTGYEVWNGGLKLSEINAADLSETNIEMTNLDSGTRYDFYLVAYDAAGNRSARSNVAAIMISDYIAPTAVTNLTVTDITPFSAQLNWIQPESNLLYRIFDDETLIVTTTQVQYLLSNLDPATDYALKVVSVDAAGNTSEQAAEINLTTTEVSTDAPDFNGQQFYAAVAADSAIGRLVFKAQATAVNGSNDVISYNLTEDSSGGLFSLSSDGLLTLQRSAAGASGQQYTLTVEATQGTAVGSMQLQVMVIAAERFNQQGVNQQIWTGISGNSVANIPLTAMPQSQNLLMELASKPALGNYYGQRVRGFLEVPRDGNYNFWIASDDNSQLLLSPDMDPNKAELIARVNGYTGIDAWYNGNRVKTNIELKAGQLYYIEVLHKEGGGGDHMSVAWQGPEMANKSRMSGEYLMPFSALYPSTPTVDQLVQSGFDQQGEQLALTLNIPADAAGLPVFIYYGTVDAGDQISGWQNIQSAGTLAAGQQQVNLPGIIPGQDYFVRVEVRGAAGSSWSSVVPVTTQIIPAGKQAGEALPQTINISVDINGENKHLSFYKHSVRSPNYQLLTFDDRRQQQYQAVVPMPEPRTYRGRVTNDPYLVVTGVIDADGNMHISAWRGDGRAWGKVADVSHLIDADALGNNETTTDELQISVDVPANDNNRYFVPQPGADFHNNLARVSFKHEYNQFVNQARGNIINSIAQMENHINETDYVWAQKTGLRWDVGRALIEVHGDSTAENTQPRPTATDATNFTIEFQDPVNGGYCWGGGDWVGCVANFTHNWGFTHEIGHNMGLGHGEQTDNNNQIMAPGSQLGNMQARKTTRRLQAGSKFKPAKTITDVMPPAAFKDYLSVYQNEAGNIAVLANDYDVNGEVLSILEFQATTAKGGQVSQQGNILRYTPPTDYIGVDQFTYTVTDGTTHTVGPVQIQVMRQGITGDWTMEKIGDNNQVLDSSGDHNHLNAPELSALTSGSSLTDIREADNSNHAMTLQLMASAEKAEDALGHKLLPHKLDPGHKSFTATMRIRYNNLDGARLLMGKSSSGPNNMEYGGWEIRSNGSAVQMQVNFRDRLMITNHALITQENALTDGVWHHLAMVIDRENNELRGYVNGIALTTTATLPQGAGPITAAMNNTSYGGGSPFRVGGHAQLTCSGEGDAKTCELPQNQAFDDVKVYHKALTVGEIRALSAQ
- a CDS encoding cation acetate symporter; translation: MDLQTLTYLIVGATFALYMGIAVWARAGTTGEFYAAGGGVHPIANGMATGADWMSAASFIGMAGLIAFKGYDASIFLMGWTGGYVLLALCLAPYLRKFGKFTVPDFIGDRYYSRTARIVAVVCLIIASLTYVIGQMKGIGVAFSRFLDVDYASGLYAGMGIVFFYAVLGGMKGVTYTQIAQYCVLIFAYTVPAVFISLNLTGNPLPQLGLLSDTADGTPLLLKLDQTLVDLGFAEYTAQKGGSFNMLMYTLSLMMGTAGLPHVIIRFFTVPKVSDARTSAGWALLFIAILYTTAPAVGSMARLNLTNTIQHGEVGTTEGNLLYAERPDWFRNWETTGLLKFEDKNNDGRIQYYDDKNPEFAAKAQEFGWKGNEMTKVDRDIMVLANPEIANLPNWVIALVAAGGLAAALSTAAGLLLAISSAISHDLLKSTFMPQINEQQELMAARIAMAGAILVAGYLGLNPPGFAAQVVALAFGLAASSIFPVLMMGIFSTRVNNAGAVSGMLVGLTSTLLYIFTYKGWFFVSGTNMLANTPDNWLLGIAPEAFGAVGALLNFTTAFIVSSITAPVPDNIRHMIEDIRIPKGAAAAQNH